In Tistrella bauzanensis, the genomic stretch CGCCACCCGCACGATCCATTCGAGATCCTCATCAGGCACCGGCGTTTCTGGGTCGGGGAACAGGAGCTTGGTCAACCCGCTGACTGTTTTGTTGACGGCTTCAATATCGCGTCCGCTGAGGGCGCCGCCGAGATGCACACGCCCTTGCAAGACCGAGACCCGGTTGCCAGACCGCAATCGGCTCCAACACTCGCTGAGAAAGTCGCTAACCAACCCGAAGTGATCGGTCAGATGCTCGCTCGGCTTCAGCTTCGGATAGTCCCAGCCAGGAGCATAGGCGTGGATACGATCCATGAAGGCGGTGTCATCCCGCATTTCGGGCGGCAACGGGCTGAGAAGGTGTCCGATCTTCTGCTGCTGCTCGACATCGACGTCGAGGTTGCCGACCATCACGATGCTGCCTTCGGCGCGAATGTTCTCCTTGCCGCGGCTGAATTGGCCCGAGGCCATATAACCTTTCATGATGTTCACGCCGTCCTTCTGGTCGAAGGAAATACCGGCTACCTCGTCGAAGCACACGACGTCGTATTGGCAGACCAACCCGCGCTGGCCGGAAGCGTTGTTCACGAACATCTTCGCGACGGTGGCCTTACCGCCAGAGATCAGGTGGGCATATGGAGAGATCTGTTGGAAAAGGTGGCTTTTGCCTGTTCCGCGCGGACCAAGCTCGATGAGATTGTAGTTCCGCTCGACGAAGGGGATCATGCGAAGGAGGACGACGCGCTTCGCCCTCTCGGTGAAGGCGGACGCTTCGAGTCCGATCGACCGCATCAGGAAGTCGATCCATTCGGCTGTGCTGAACCTTTGACGCGCCTTGGCGAAGGTGTCCAAGACATCGGATTTCGACATCTGGATCGGACGCAAACCTTCCACCTTGAATGGGCGTCCGGCTTTTTCCTGCGCGATGATGCCATCGTAGGCGAGCGTGACCTCGGCATAAAAGCCGTCGGTCAGCATTCTTTCATTTTCACGCACGTGTTGATCGTCGATGCGGACGTCCCTCAGATTCAGACTGGGGAGTTCCGCGACATAGCAGTCGTTCTTCGCGTCCAGGCGGGCGCGTAGAATGTCGATGATCTTGACCGATCCCGTCTCCTTCGCGCGGGCTTTGAAGAGTTCTTCTTCGCCGGTGCGGACCGTGCGATCTTTGAGCTGCTTTTCGACGATCTCCAGGCCCTCGGCGATTTCCTTCTCGTCAACACTGGCGCAGTAGCGCCCGAGTAGGAATTCAACCACGTAGGTTGGCACCGGGTATTGGCGCGAGTATTTCCGCACCAGATCCTTCCGCACGAGATAGCCATCGAAGACCGATGCGCCCAGACTATCGAGTTGATCGAGTTCCATACTCATGCGTCTTCTCCGACGGTTGTCGGCTTGTAATCGAGTACCCGTCCCGACGTATCGGAGAGGACAACCGAGGCAGCCGCGCCTTCATGTTTGTCATCCGCGACCGCAAGGCTCGCTTCGCCGTTCGGTCTCACTTCCTTGACGGCCGCGACGATGCTTGATGCCGCCTGTTTCCAGTTCAGTCTCAGGTCAACCTGTAGTCCGGCCGCGTTGGACTCGACCGTCACGCGGCATCGCATGCCGCGCCAACTGATGCCGGTAATCGTGGCGGCGACGGCGGCCTCGCCACGCTCCACGACAAGCTCAGGGATGACGCATTCCTGAAGGCTAATGCCGCCATGCGCATATTCCGTGTTCGCCATGAACGCGCCGATCCCCGGCGGCGAAGCGATGCGCAAGATAGGGTTCCAGTACCAAGGGTAAGTCGGAATATCTGGGGTAGAGCCGCCCTTCACCGCCGCACAGCGCGACCATTTGGTGGCGACCAGGTGCGGTGAGAGTTCCACCTTGGGCAAACCGCCGGGGAGAAGCAGCCACCCATGGTCCGTGACAACACGGATCCGGCTCCATCCGGCGGTCAGCAGAGCGCTGATGCGATCGACCAGCGCATCGACTTCCGGGTCTATCTGGCGAACGAGCAAGGCGTTGAGAGAGTGTC encodes the following:
- the brxL gene encoding protease Lon-related BREX system protein BrxL, with product MELDQLDSLGASVFDGYLVRKDLVRKYSRQYPVPTYVVEFLLGRYCASVDEKEIAEGLEIVEKQLKDRTVRTGEEELFKARAKETGSVKIIDILRARLDAKNDCYVAELPSLNLRDVRIDDQHVRENERMLTDGFYAEVTLAYDGIIAQEKAGRPFKVEGLRPIQMSKSDVLDTFAKARQRFSTAEWIDFLMRSIGLEASAFTERAKRVVLLRMIPFVERNYNLIELGPRGTGKSHLFQQISPYAHLISGGKATVAKMFVNNASGQRGLVCQYDVVCFDEVAGISFDQKDGVNIMKGYMASGQFSRGKENIRAEGSIVMVGNLDVDVEQQQKIGHLLSPLPPEMRDDTAFMDRIHAYAPGWDYPKLKPSEHLTDHFGLVSDFLSECWSRLRSGNRVSVLQGRVHLGGALSGRDIEAVNKTVSGLTKLLFPDPETPVPDEDLEWIVRVALESRRRVKEQQRRVFKSEFRNTHFSYIMGSDGAEQFVSTPEQHSDEAIESDPLPPGQVWGVSLGTGETGPGLYRIEVTCGPGSGVRILNQPTPPAFRESVRVGEQNLYTRAKELVGDRNPREEEFSLQMRPMDADKTGAGLGVPVLVALCGGLLGRNTRGGTIVVGALNLGGSIEMIPNATRIAELAIDKQAQTLLMPVSARRQLNDLPDDLWTKISIEFYKDGADAVFKALTE